Part of the Impatiens glandulifera chromosome 8, dImpGla2.1, whole genome shotgun sequence genome is shown below.
aatgaaatataatacaattattCATAAGGCTCTCCAAACTCCCACCCAAGGAAATAATAAGGAAATAATGGGTTGCCAATAGTTGAACTTGGTACTATAATACAACTCAACAATTAGactaaataacttttattaacTTATAATACAAATCTATtgtatattttctattttcattcaAAAGAATTGATCAACTCATTTTCCCCATAGTTTCGGCATTGGAAGGAAAATTTCTTGAACTGTTACAGTTATTCTATCAAATGAGTACTAAATGATTTGatcttttatttgtttcaaactTGTTTAGATTACCTAAAGAAAACATAAGACATGAATAGAAGCAGAGTGAACAAATTGATTCAGCATCAAAAGATATGCATAGTTTATAAGATAACATATATACTGAAATCAAAGATATTTCATTTACAATTGGAAACAAACTTGTCAATTTCTTGAACAAACATGCTGAAACAACTGCAACTTCAATCAgcagcatcatcatcatcaacctCACAAAAACTGATTTGCAATCGTTATAATGAAGGTAATGAGAAAAACAGCAATTATCACCTGTCCACAACAACAACTAtagttaatgaaatgaaatagttattgatgatcaaatttaatttgatgtACTTACAGCTATAAAACATGCAATAAGCCCTGGTTTTTCTCTGTTATCAACATTAATACATATCAACATAAATGTTCCTATGTACCATGGAATAGCACCAAAAAAGAACCCAAGCAAGAATCTGCAAACAAAAAACAAACCCAACATCAAAGAAAGAAactttttttgaaaatggttcGGGATGAAGACTTACAACAACCAACCGATCCCAAGGCCACAACAAGGAAGAGGATGTTGAGGCTGGTATCTTGCTTCATCGACAATATAATCTGTGAACAAATATACttataactaattaaacaaacaaagatggagatttatttgaaatttgattttatgattTACCTATTGTTTGTTTGATGGGTGGATGGAGGAGGAGAGTTGTGATAGAGAGAATGGGATATTTTACCTGGAATTGATTGATAACCGAGCGAATTATAATAGGGAGAAAGATTACCGGCGGCAACGTGCGGCGGCGGCGACAAATCAATTGAAACATGAGACGACGACTGCGGCGGATTGTAATAATTAGC
Proteins encoded:
- the LOC124911764 gene encoding 60S ribosomal protein L18a-like protein produces the protein MTSDKTRGVTSIDNPPPPPPPPYDPVTFQGVANYYNPPQSSSHVSIDLSPPPHVAAGNLSPYYNSLGYQSIPDYIVDEARYQPQHPLPCCGLGIGWLLFLLGFFFGAIPWYIGTFMLICINVDNREKPGLIACFIAVIIAVFLITFIITIANQFL